One genomic window of Vibrio mangrovi includes the following:
- the dusC gene encoding tRNA dihydrouridine(16) synthase DusC — MRIVLGPMEGVLDHLMREILTEMNDYDLCVTEFVRVVHQLLPKHVYYRLCPELRHGSRTRSGVPVNIQLLGQDPDWMAENAAFAAELGAHGIDLNFGCPAKTVNKSKGGAALLEFPELIYQVVKACREAVPGQIPVSAKIRLGLENPQDCFEIVDAIEQAGANELTVHARTKAGGYKASEIKWEYIQQIRQKTALPLIANGEIWNAVDAQRCTEVTGVDSLMVCRGALNTPNLGNIIKHNHAPLSWPQIVELLLVYSRCEVTGDKSKYYPNRVKQWFSYLRQAYPQANALFREIRTQTTVEPIVEQITRHQSELLRESA, encoded by the coding sequence ATGCGTATAGTTTTGGGTCCGATGGAAGGTGTTCTCGATCACCTGATGCGGGAAATACTGACAGAAATGAATGATTACGACCTGTGTGTGACAGAATTTGTCCGGGTGGTACATCAGCTATTGCCTAAACACGTATATTATCGCCTCTGTCCCGAACTACGCCACGGTTCCAGAACCCGTTCAGGTGTTCCTGTCAATATTCAGCTTCTGGGGCAAGATCCGGACTGGATGGCTGAAAATGCAGCATTTGCCGCTGAACTTGGTGCCCATGGTATTGATCTGAACTTCGGCTGTCCGGCTAAAACCGTCAATAAAAGCAAAGGCGGCGCAGCGCTTTTAGAATTTCCGGAGCTGATTTATCAGGTTGTCAAAGCCTGTCGGGAAGCCGTTCCCGGACAAATCCCTGTCTCGGCGAAGATCCGGCTGGGACTGGAGAATCCACAAGACTGCTTTGAGATCGTTGATGCGATTGAACAGGCTGGCGCGAATGAACTGACGGTCCATGCCCGCACTAAAGCCGGAGGCTACAAAGCCAGTGAAATAAAGTGGGAATACATTCAGCAGATCCGGCAGAAAACAGCCTTGCCATTGATCGCCAATGGCGAAATCTGGAATGCGGTCGATGCACAACGGTGCACCGAGGTCACCGGTGTAGACAGTCTGATGGTTTGCCGTGGCGCCTTGAACACACCGAATCTGGGCAATATCATCAAACATAACCATGCGCCACTCTCCTGGCCTCAGATTGTTGAGCTGCTGCTGGTTTATTCCCGTTGTGAAGTCACTGGAGATAAGAGTAAGTACTATCCGAACCGGGTCAAACAGTGGTTTTCTTATCTGCGACAGGCTTATCCTCAGGCCAATGCCTTATTCCGGGAGATCCGGACGCAGACCACAGTAGAACCGATTGTTGAACAGATTACCCGTCATCAGTCCGAGCTACTGAGAGAATCAGCGTAA
- a CDS encoding YecA family protein: MTYQLLNVTALPTEESPLFVEGAILAANMACQPLEARLWMSALISEEITEATEQALTAHYQQQYSALLGNQYAVGDFLDVANRDELADFAEGFMVIWPLPEQHWQTASVSDGTQRMLQALLTTLMLAIDESATRQQMQDAGVEEPPYLADMAGHLDMMIHEVACAADEQQSGAQAHRVNPYKTVGRNDLCPCGSGKKFKQCCLISG; the protein is encoded by the coding sequence ATGACTTATCAATTGCTGAATGTAACTGCGTTGCCGACGGAGGAATCTCCTCTTTTTGTCGAAGGTGCTATCCTTGCGGCCAATATGGCATGTCAGCCCCTTGAAGCCAGATTATGGATGTCGGCACTGATTTCTGAAGAAATCACAGAAGCAACAGAACAGGCGTTAACTGCTCATTATCAACAACAGTATTCAGCATTGCTTGGTAACCAGTATGCAGTCGGTGATTTTCTGGATGTGGCGAACCGGGATGAGTTGGCTGATTTTGCTGAAGGATTTATGGTGATATGGCCGCTTCCTGAACAGCATTGGCAGACAGCCTCTGTGTCTGACGGTACGCAACGGATGCTACAGGCATTGCTGACGACGCTGATGCTGGCGATTGATGAATCAGCGACTCGTCAGCAAATGCAGGACGCCGGTGTTGAAGAACCCCCGTATCTGGCGGATATGGCGGGCCATCTGGATATGATGATCCATGAAGTTGCCTGTGCTGCCGATGAACAGCAGAGCGGGGCTCAGGCGCATCGGGTGAATCCGTATAAGACTGTGGGCCGAAATGATCTCTGTCCGTGTGGCAGTGGTAAAAAATTTAAACAGTGTTGCCTGATCTCCGGTTAA
- the lolA gene encoding outer membrane lipoprotein chaperone LolA: MKKIFTLFVSVCMVCSFSVLADPKDELSSRLALNEGFSAHFQQQVLSPDGEMVSQGEGKVDIARPSLFRWETLTPDENLLVSDGTTVWYYNPFVEQVSIYNQDQATEQTPFVLLTRNQKQDWEHYRVSQQGDEFTLVPVETDSGQGEFHIRIDAKGVVKGFDVIEQDGQKSLFSFQQIKLKRPDNSLFSFKIPAGVEVDDQRQ; this comes from the coding sequence ATGAAAAAGATTTTTACCCTATTTGTATCTGTTTGTATGGTCTGTAGTTTTTCAGTGCTGGCGGATCCGAAAGATGAATTAAGTTCAAGACTTGCGCTAAACGAAGGATTCAGTGCCCATTTCCAGCAGCAGGTGCTCAGCCCTGATGGCGAGATGGTTTCTCAGGGGGAAGGGAAAGTTGATATTGCCCGCCCGAGTCTGTTCCGCTGGGAAACCCTGACTCCGGATGAAAATCTGCTGGTATCGGATGGTACAACGGTCTGGTATTACAATCCTTTTGTCGAACAGGTGTCTATTTATAACCAGGATCAGGCAACCGAACAGACGCCTTTTGTTTTACTGACCCGGAATCAGAAACAGGATTGGGAACATTATCGCGTTTCTCAGCAAGGCGATGAATTTACGCTGGTACCGGTTGAAACCGATAGCGGGCAAGGCGAATTTCACATCCGTATTGACGCGAAAGGAGTTGTGAAAGGCTTTGATGTAATTGAACAGGATGGACAGAAAAGTTTATTCTCTTTTCAGCAAATTAAGCTGAAACGGCCAGATAACAGTTTGTTCAGCTTTAAAATTCCCGCTGGCGTGGAAGTTGATGATCAGCGCCAGTAA
- a CDS encoding replication-associated recombination protein A, translated as MDNYSLDFSGDEDFRPLAARMRPQQIEQYIGQQHILGPGKPLRRALESGHLHSMILWGPPGTGKTTLAELAANYANARVERVSAVTSGVKDIRAAIERARENKLAGFRTILFVDEVHRFNKSQQDAFLPHIEDGTVTFIGATTENPSFELNNALLSRARVYKLTSLTAQDIAGALQQAVTDESRGLGGIEADFQEQVLDRLAELVQGDARMALNYLELLYDMAGEDSAGKKIINLSLLAEVAGEKVARFDNKGDIWYDLISAVHKSIRGSNPDGALYWSARMISAGCDPLYIARRLLAIASEDIGNADPRAMQVALSAWDCFTRIGPAEGERAIAQAVVYLACAPKSNAVYTAWKQALTDARDEPEFEVPFHLRNAPTKLMKEMGYGEEYRYAHDEPGAYAAGEQYFPPEMAGTRYYHPSERGLEGKIKEKLNYLAELDAKSTRKRYEK; from the coding sequence GTGGATAACTATAGTTTGGATTTTTCAGGGGATGAAGATTTTCGTCCTCTGGCTGCAAGAATGAGGCCGCAACAGATCGAACAGTATATCGGTCAGCAGCATATTCTTGGTCCGGGTAAGCCGCTACGCAGAGCGCTGGAAAGCGGTCATCTTCATTCGATGATTCTCTGGGGTCCTCCGGGAACCGGCAAAACCACACTGGCAGAGCTGGCTGCAAACTATGCCAATGCCCGGGTTGAACGGGTTTCTGCGGTGACTTCCGGGGTGAAAGATATCCGGGCGGCTATTGAACGAGCCCGGGAAAATAAACTGGCTGGCTTTCGTACCATTTTATTTGTTGATGAGGTTCATCGCTTTAATAAATCCCAGCAGGATGCTTTTCTGCCGCATATTGAAGACGGAACCGTTACCTTTATCGGAGCGACAACCGAGAATCCTTCGTTTGAACTGAATAACGCACTGCTTTCCCGTGCGCGTGTCTATAAGCTGACTTCACTGACGGCTCAGGACATTGCCGGCGCATTGCAACAGGCAGTGACTGATGAGTCCCGGGGGCTTGGCGGGATTGAGGCGGACTTTCAGGAACAGGTTTTGGATCGTCTGGCTGAGCTGGTTCAGGGAGATGCCCGTATGGCACTGAACTATCTGGAACTGCTGTATGACATGGCCGGAGAAGATTCTGCGGGTAAAAAGATCATTAATTTATCTCTGCTGGCAGAGGTTGCCGGAGAGAAGGTCGCCCGTTTCGATAATAAAGGTGACATTTGGTACGATCTGATTTCAGCCGTTCATAAATCAATTCGGGGATCGAACCCCGATGGGGCACTTTACTGGTCTGCCCGGATGATATCGGCTGGGTGTGACCCGCTATATATTGCCCGCCGTTTGCTGGCGATTGCTTCTGAAGATATCGGCAATGCCGACCCGAGAGCAATGCAGGTGGCTTTGTCTGCATGGGACTGTTTTACCCGTATTGGTCCGGCTGAAGGTGAAAGAGCGATTGCACAAGCGGTTGTCTATCTGGCCTGTGCTCCGAAAAGTAATGCAGTGTATACCGCCTGGAAGCAAGCACTGACCGATGCCCGGGATGAACCTGAGTTTGAAGTGCCGTTTCATTTGCGTAATGCGCCGACCAAATTGATGAAAGAGATGGGTTACGGGGAAGAATACCGCTATGCCCACGATGAACCGGGTGCTTATGCTGCCGGAGAGCAGTATTTTCCGCCGGAGATGGCCGGAACCCGCTATTACCATCCTTCGGAAAGGGGATTAGAAGGTAAAATCAAAGAGAAACTCAATTATCTGGCTGAATTAGACGCAAAAAGCACGCGAAAGCGCTATGAAAAATAG
- the serS gene encoding serine--tRNA ligase, translated as MLDSKLLRTELDETAVKLARRGFNLDVETIRQLEEKRKSIQVEVENLQSTRNSISKQIGQLMSAGDKEGAEAVKQQIGSLGSDLDARKVELEQIQKQLEDIALSVPNIPDDAVPDGLDEDSNVEVSRWGTPKSYDFAVKDHVDLGEMGDGLDFASATKITGARFIVMKGQFARLHRAIAQFMLDLHTEQHGYMEMYVPYLVNADTLYGTGQLPKFGKDLFHTEPLAEKVNDEEPRRLSLIPTAEVPLTNLVRDTITDESDLPLKMTAHTPCFRSEAGSYGRDTRGLIRMHQFDKVELVQITRPEDSMNALEELTAHAEKVLQLLELPYRKVILCAGDMGFGARKTYDLEVWVPAQETYREISSCSNMWDFQARRMQARFRRKGEKKPELVHTLNGSGLAVGRTMVAILENNQEADGRIAIPQALQKYMGGLTHIG; from the coding sequence ATGCTGGATTCTAAATTACTTCGCACAGAGCTGGATGAAACAGCGGTAAAACTGGCGCGTCGCGGATTTAACCTCGACGTTGAGACCATTCGTCAACTTGAAGAGAAACGCAAATCGATTCAGGTCGAAGTTGAAAATTTACAATCCACTCGCAACTCCATTTCGAAACAGATTGGTCAGCTGATGTCAGCAGGCGATAAAGAAGGTGCTGAAGCGGTAAAACAGCAGATCGGTTCTCTGGGCAGTGATCTGGACGCACGTAAAGTGGAACTGGAACAGATCCAGAAGCAACTGGAAGATATTGCACTGTCTGTCCCGAATATCCCGGATGATGCTGTTCCTGATGGTCTGGATGAAGATAGCAATGTTGAGGTTTCCCGCTGGGGTACGCCGAAAAGCTATGACTTTGCCGTAAAAGATCATGTCGATTTAGGTGAAATGGGTGACGGACTGGATTTTGCCAGTGCAACCAAAATTACCGGTGCCCGTTTTATCGTGATGAAAGGTCAGTTTGCCCGTCTGCACCGGGCGATAGCTCAGTTTATGCTGGATCTGCATACCGAGCAGCATGGTTACATGGAAATGTATGTACCGTATCTGGTGAATGCCGATACGCTATACGGAACAGGGCAATTGCCTAAGTTTGGTAAAGATCTGTTTCATACCGAGCCGTTGGCAGAAAAAGTGAATGATGAAGAACCTCGTCGCCTGTCTCTGATTCCGACGGCTGAGGTGCCGCTGACAAACTTGGTGCGCGATACCATAACTGATGAGTCTGATTTACCGCTGAAGATGACGGCACATACGCCATGTTTCCGTTCTGAAGCTGGTTCTTATGGCCGTGATACGCGTGGATTAATCCGGATGCACCAGTTTGATAAAGTAGAACTGGTACAGATTACCCGCCCTGAGGACTCAATGAATGCACTGGAAGAACTGACCGCGCATGCAGAGAAAGTACTTCAGTTACTCGAACTACCTTACCGTAAAGTGATTCTGTGTGCCGGAGATATGGGTTTTGGTGCTCGTAAAACTTACGATCTGGAAGTCTGGGTTCCGGCACAGGAAACCTACCGTGAGATTTCATCCTGTTCAAATATGTGGGACTTTCAGGCGCGCCGGATGCAGGCCCGTTTCCGTCGTAAAGGTGAGAAAAAACCTGAGCTGGTCCATACCCTGAATGGTTCTGGTCTGGCGGTTGGCCGGACAATGGTAGCGATTCTGGAAAATAATCAGGAAGCTGACGGACGGATTGCCATTCCTCAGGCGCTGCAAAAATACATGGGTGGGTTGACTCACATCGGATGA
- a CDS encoding EAL domain-containing protein translates to MISELNRYQAFRIYQVIFVAIVILTSAALLFSYSSLNEYTVDILNKDRATLYTTDTSGHHVQARRDNHRVILTCNVSKTDQQVLCGFGLLFPLQPEQDQVMSFEHIDHLNINAIATSDAPEFNQRVRLVVKGLFHPDAWPTYQNADIKFHAVRFRATGEKNVPLERFKVETWWEDLYNISYEEASKDFSKIVSLELYVNDIPILHPGNYQIVVSQLDAKGYYLNSKDLNRLLAYIWQITIGVFVVFYLWVKNNLLKKVRRQAHYETGSDVLNYNGFLQEQVKFYGKPATLYLIKILNWQNLTKHFGPDVAYRLVKETNEDVLKYLDHSQCIYARLNNEEMALLTSNRFDEITEQHLAAHFLAGKDIHGIGHLRLEIKIGITEEAHSNIDPSGSINRARHAIESIRGSHQTLQLFNREIHAAAEQSTAIESYIRDSLTDQLFYLVFMPIFDIRKNRITGAEALIRSRHTHLKEISPEIYIPIAEKTGLIREIDFFVIEQCLILLNQTRLPDDFVLSINISAKELLDSSFTELFQSRLTASGIAANRICLEITETFFVDINQQCAETINKLRQMGCKVSLDDFGTGYTSFNQLVKIMVDEIKIDRSFVSRIYESGNLTIIESMITIAHAYGYQVVAEGVEHQEQLEILHQKGCRFYQGYLISKPVSLEEIYYLDQRLCTEVISFAQEEEQRQPYAEAID, encoded by the coding sequence ATGATATCAGAGCTAAATCGCTATCAGGCATTTCGAATCTATCAGGTTATCTTTGTAGCTATCGTGATTCTCACATCGGCTGCATTACTCTTTTCGTACTCGTCACTGAACGAATATACCGTGGATATTCTCAACAAGGATCGGGCGACACTTTATACTACCGATACATCCGGACACCACGTTCAGGCCCGGCGCGACAATCACCGGGTGATACTCACATGCAATGTATCCAAAACCGATCAGCAGGTACTCTGTGGCTTCGGACTACTATTTCCGCTCCAACCGGAGCAAGATCAGGTGATGTCTTTTGAACATATCGACCATCTGAACATCAATGCTATCGCAACCTCGGATGCACCTGAATTTAACCAGCGGGTCCGGCTGGTTGTAAAAGGACTATTCCACCCCGATGCCTGGCCGACTTATCAGAATGCCGACATTAAATTTCACGCCGTCCGTTTTCGGGCAACCGGAGAAAAGAATGTTCCTCTGGAACGCTTTAAAGTCGAAACCTGGTGGGAAGATCTGTATAACATCTCCTATGAGGAAGCCAGTAAGGACTTTTCTAAAATTGTCAGCCTTGAACTCTATGTCAATGATATTCCTATCCTTCATCCCGGTAACTATCAGATCGTCGTCAGTCAGTTGGATGCAAAAGGCTATTATCTCAACAGTAAGGACTTAAACAGACTCCTTGCCTATATCTGGCAGATTACTATTGGTGTTTTCGTTGTTTTCTATTTGTGGGTGAAAAACAATTTACTCAAAAAAGTCAGGCGGCAGGCCCACTATGAAACAGGCTCCGACGTACTGAATTACAATGGTTTTTTACAGGAGCAGGTTAAGTTCTACGGCAAACCCGCAACACTCTATCTCATTAAAATTCTGAACTGGCAGAACCTGACAAAACACTTTGGTCCGGATGTCGCCTACAGGCTGGTGAAAGAAACGAATGAAGATGTTCTCAAATACCTAGACCATTCCCAGTGTATTTATGCCCGTCTGAATAACGAAGAAATGGCGCTTCTGACCAGCAACAGATTTGATGAGATAACGGAACAGCATTTGGCTGCTCACTTTCTTGCCGGAAAGGACATCCACGGGATCGGCCACCTACGGCTGGAAATCAAAATCGGTATTACCGAAGAAGCTCATTCTAATATTGACCCTTCAGGATCCATAAACCGTGCCCGACATGCGATTGAATCAATCCGGGGAAGTCACCAGACGCTGCAGCTATTTAACCGGGAAATTCACGCAGCAGCCGAACAATCAACAGCGATCGAAAGTTATATCCGGGATTCTCTGACCGATCAGCTGTTCTATCTCGTCTTTATGCCGATTTTCGATATCCGGAAAAACCGGATTACAGGTGCTGAAGCATTAATCCGTTCCCGACACACTCACCTGAAAGAGATTTCTCCGGAGATCTATATTCCGATAGCTGAAAAAACTGGATTAATCCGGGAAATTGATTTCTTTGTGATTGAGCAATGTCTGATATTACTGAATCAAACCCGGTTGCCGGATGATTTTGTCCTTTCCATTAATATTTCAGCCAAAGAACTACTGGATTCATCGTTTACCGAACTTTTCCAGTCCCGCCTCACGGCCAGTGGAATTGCAGCCAACCGTATCTGTCTGGAGATTACCGAAACCTTTTTCGTCGATATCAATCAACAATGTGCAGAAACGATCAACAAACTCCGGCAAATGGGCTGCAAGGTCTCTCTGGATGATTTCGGCACCGGTTATACCTCATTCAATCAGCTGGTTAAAATCATGGTGGATGAAATTAAAATCGATCGCAGTTTTGTCAGCAGGATTTACGAAAGTGGGAATCTTACCATCATTGAATCGATGATAACTATTGCACATGCTTATGGTTATCAGGTTGTAGCAGAAGGAGTGGAGCATCAGGAGCAACTTGAAATACTCCACCAGAAAGGATGCCGCTTTTATCAGGGATATCTGATCTCTAAACCGGTGTCCCTTGAAGAGATTTATTATCTCGATCAGAGACTCTGTACTGAAGTCATCAGCTTTGCTCAGGAAGAGGAACAGCGACAACCATATGCCGAAGCGATAGACTGA
- a CDS encoding nitrate reductase, producing the protein MQKEGIQSTCPYCGVGCGVLTQGQQIIGDPNHPANCGALCVKGSALQESLVTPARLLYPKMGKSEISWQQATHEIATRIHTSVQHYGPDSVAMYVSGQLLTEDYYVANKLMKGYVGSANIDTNSRLCMSSAVAAHVRAFGEDVVPVNYEDIDDADLLVLVGANSAWTHPVLFRRIQQAKQRNPDLKMIVIDPRKTVTAEQADLHIPLANDGDVLLFNGLCRYLLDRQLTDASFVRQHTQGLDALCAELSHHRYQPEQVAGALNIPQSVVDKFYQWFAESTHVMTLFCQGINQSQSGVDKGNAIINTHLLSGKICRPGCGPFSLTGQPNAMGGREVGGLANQLAVHRGFDDESIARVQQFWNSPVIATQPGLKAVELFRAVARGDIKVLWIMATNPLVSMPDSDFIRQALKQCEFVIVSDMTSGTDTAADADLLLPAAGWGEKQGMVTNSERCLSRQRRFLNTPGEVRPDWWAVSQVGQQLCELMDVSNGFDFLSENDIFREYAALTEINRGTRYQLELSALAALSDAELEQWQPTRWPLDRSHPYQNRHFSTEDGRANLVVTPAPDIQPSSGWWLNTGRQRDQWHTMTRTGHVAKLAAGELEPTLYMNSGSAKALGLQEHTMARLSMSGEAWIWGKVAIDEGLQPRQLFMSMHWAGDYGGASQVNRVVRADYDPLSGQPAFKSGSVMIQPAPVTHYGLTVGHAHSMPVCEYLSMQREKKATVWRFATSERLCKTVPDVKSGERVLTLDQEQGWMKVALSQSAQSNILQVRGITLISTQPIIQDYLSYVALIDQPLDLAKLLALSHSSVSRTVCSCFRVTEQQIQQQLQNQKTLSLEALQDHLKCGTNCGSCLPEVNKLIASHQQSIDVVTVE; encoded by the coding sequence ATGCAAAAAGAAGGTATCCAGTCAACTTGCCCGTATTGTGGTGTCGGGTGCGGTGTCCTGACTCAGGGACAGCAAATCATCGGTGATCCGAACCATCCGGCAAACTGCGGTGCATTATGTGTGAAAGGCTCCGCTTTACAGGAAAGTCTGGTTACTCCGGCCCGGCTGTTATATCCGAAAATGGGTAAAAGCGAAATCAGCTGGCAGCAGGCAACCCATGAGATTGCTACCCGGATCCACACCAGTGTGCAGCATTATGGACCGGATTCTGTCGCAATGTATGTTTCCGGACAGTTGTTGACCGAAGACTATTATGTTGCCAATAAACTGATGAAGGGATATGTCGGCTCTGCCAATATTGATACCAATTCCCGCTTATGTATGTCTTCGGCTGTTGCTGCACATGTGAGAGCTTTTGGTGAAGACGTGGTTCCGGTGAATTATGAAGACATCGACGATGCTGATTTATTGGTGTTGGTCGGTGCAAACAGTGCGTGGACGCATCCGGTTCTTTTTCGCCGGATTCAGCAGGCAAAGCAGCGTAACCCCGACTTAAAAATGATTGTTATTGATCCCCGGAAGACGGTGACAGCAGAGCAGGCCGATCTGCATATTCCATTAGCAAATGATGGTGATGTCTTATTATTTAACGGATTATGCCGTTATCTGCTCGACCGGCAGCTCACGGATGCTTCATTCGTCCGGCAGCATACACAAGGACTTGATGCGCTTTGCGCAGAGTTGTCCCACCACCGCTATCAACCGGAACAGGTTGCTGGTGCGTTAAATATACCGCAAAGCGTGGTAGACAAGTTTTACCAGTGGTTTGCTGAAAGTACCCATGTGATGACCCTGTTTTGTCAGGGAATCAATCAGTCTCAGTCCGGTGTAGATAAAGGAAACGCCATTATCAACACCCATCTGTTAAGTGGAAAAATCTGTCGGCCGGGTTGTGGCCCTTTTTCTCTGACCGGGCAGCCGAATGCGATGGGAGGACGTGAAGTCGGCGGTCTGGCAAATCAACTGGCAGTGCACCGGGGGTTTGATGATGAATCGATCGCACGGGTTCAGCAGTTCTGGAACTCGCCCGTGATTGCAACACAACCGGGACTGAAAGCCGTTGAACTGTTTCGTGCAGTGGCGCGCGGAGATATTAAAGTATTGTGGATTATGGCAACTAATCCACTGGTCTCGATGCCGGACAGCGACTTCATCCGGCAGGCGCTCAAGCAATGTGAGTTCGTCATTGTGTCGGACATGACCTCCGGGACAGATACGGCTGCTGATGCTGATCTGCTGTTGCCTGCTGCCGGATGGGGAGAAAAACAGGGAATGGTAACGAACTCCGAACGGTGTTTGTCCCGTCAGAGGAGGTTTCTGAATACACCCGGAGAGGTTAGACCGGACTGGTGGGCGGTGAGTCAGGTCGGACAGCAATTGTGTGAACTGATGGATGTTTCCAATGGGTTTGACTTTCTGTCTGAAAATGACATCTTCCGCGAATATGCCGCTCTGACTGAGATTAACCGGGGAACCCGTTATCAACTGGAACTTTCTGCTCTGGCTGCATTGAGCGATGCTGAACTTGAACAGTGGCAGCCAACCCGTTGGCCGCTGGACCGGAGTCATCCTTATCAGAACAGACACTTTTCTACTGAGGACGGCCGGGCTAATCTGGTGGTCACTCCGGCTCCGGATATTCAGCCTTCTTCCGGCTGGTGGCTCAACACGGGACGTCAACGGGATCAGTGGCACACGATGACCCGAACCGGGCATGTAGCTAAGCTGGCTGCCGGAGAACTTGAGCCAACTCTCTATATGAATTCAGGATCCGCTAAAGCCCTCGGACTTCAGGAACATACAATGGCCCGGTTATCGATGTCCGGCGAGGCGTGGATCTGGGGCAAGGTGGCGATCGATGAAGGATTACAACCCCGGCAACTCTTTATGTCAATGCACTGGGCCGGGGATTATGGTGGTGCATCTCAGGTGAACCGGGTTGTCCGGGCCGATTATGATCCGCTTTCCGGACAGCCGGCATTTAAGTCGGGATCAGTCATGATTCAGCCTGCACCAGTTACTCACTATGGTCTGACGGTCGGACACGCTCACTCCATGCCAGTGTGCGAGTATCTGTCGATGCAGCGTGAGAAAAAGGCAACTGTCTGGCGGTTTGCGACCTCGGAGCGTTTGTGTAAGACCGTACCGGATGTAAAAAGCGGAGAGCGGGTGCTGACATTGGATCAGGAACAGGGCTGGATGAAAGTAGCGCTGAGTCAGTCTGCGCAGAGTAATATTTTACAGGTTCGGGGAATTACCCTGATTTCAACACAACCGATTATTCAGGACTATCTCAGTTATGTGGCGTTGATTGATCAGCCACTGGATTTAGCAAAACTGTTGGCATTGAGCCATTCTTCTGTCAGCCGGACTGTCTGTAGCTGTTTCCGAGTCACGGAACAACAGATTCAGCAACAATTGCAGAATCAGAAAACGCTTTCTCTGGAAGCCCTGCAAGACCATTTAAAATGCGGTACTAATTGTGGTTCCTGTCTGCCTGAAGTGAACAAACTGATTGCCTCTCATCAGCAATCGATTGATGTTGTAACCGTGGAATGA
- the cobA gene encoding uroporphyrinogen-III C-methyltransferase translates to MNSAVKPYIAREVCDDRFSVHEQLYQLRPSAIPASGDSSGYSTEQQGHVYLVGAGPNDPDLLTVKALKLLQQAEVLVYDRLVGRDILELAHPDAELIYVGKRCGQPSLSQEMISQLLVDYARQGKIVVRLKGGDPFIFGRGGEEALHLVANQIPYDVIPGITAAIGCASSALIPLTHRQVSRSVTLITGQVVTGALPAWAGLVAGGQTLVFYMGLEQAQAIQDGLLSAGLSPQTPVAIIGKGCSPAQEVHEFEISQLKSKAEQLAGLSPALIIMGEVVRLREQLSRDIMYPEILAETAS, encoded by the coding sequence ATGAACTCAGCCGTTAAACCATATATTGCACGGGAAGTCTGTGATGATCGCTTTAGTGTCCATGAGCAGTTGTATCAGTTACGACCATCAGCAATACCCGCTTCAGGAGATTCATCTGGTTATTCTACAGAACAACAGGGCCATGTTTATCTGGTCGGTGCCGGACCCAATGATCCGGATCTACTGACCGTGAAAGCACTGAAGCTGCTGCAACAGGCAGAAGTGCTTGTCTACGACCGGCTTGTCGGGCGGGATATTCTGGAACTGGCTCATCCGGATGCTGAGTTGATTTATGTCGGTAAACGTTGCGGGCAGCCGAGTCTGAGCCAGGAAATGATTAGCCAGTTGCTGGTTGATTATGCCCGGCAGGGAAAAATTGTGGTCCGTCTGAAAGGTGGTGATCCGTTCATTTTTGGCCGGGGTGGGGAAGAAGCGTTACATTTGGTGGCAAACCAGATCCCATATGATGTTATTCCGGGGATCACAGCAGCAATCGGTTGTGCATCCAGTGCGTTGATTCCATTAACTCACCGACAGGTTTCACGCAGTGTTACGCTGATTACCGGCCAGGTGGTGACCGGCGCACTTCCCGCATGGGCAGGATTAGTTGCCGGCGGACAGACACTGGTTTTTTATATGGGACTGGAGCAGGCTCAGGCAATTCAGGACGGCTTGTTATCCGCCGGTTTGTCACCACAAACGCCGGTGGCGATTATCGGTAAAGGTTGTAGTCCTGCTCAGGAAGTGCACGAATTTGAAATTTCTCAACTCAAAAGTAAAGCCGAACAGCTGGCGGGTTTAAGCCCGGCATTGATTATTATGGGAGAAGTTGTCAGACTTCGGGAGCAGTTATCCCGCGATATTATGTACCCGGAGATTCTCGCTGAAACTGCATCTTGA